Genomic window (uncultured Desulfovibrio sp.):
TGGCCGGAGAGCGTCACCGCCACCAGATGCACCAGCGCACCCAGAGCGACCATGAGCAGTACGGCCAGAACCGCAACCAGATATATATGACCGGCGGTGATGCCGGAAACGACCACCATGAATTCGCTCAGGAACACGCTGAACGGCGGCAGGCCGCCCAGAGCCAGGGTTCCCGCTGCCAGAAACACGGCGGAAACAGGCATGACCTTGAGCATGCCGCGCACGGTGGCCATGTCGCGCGTACCGTACTTGAGCAGCACGTTGCCCGACACGCAGAACACCAGACCCTTGGCAAGGCTGTGGCTGATAACGTGGAACAGGGCGGCAAAGATGCCCAGCGGGCCGCCAAAGCCAAGGCCCACGGCGATGATGCCCATGTTTTCAACACTGCAATAGGCGTAGCGGCGCTTGATGTCGTTTTGCGAGATCATGCTGAACGCGGCCACGAGTATGGAGAGCAGGCCGAAAACCAGCAGCATGTTCTGCGGCACAGCGCTTGAGATGCTGCGGCTGATGAGGATGTAGTAACGCAGGATGACCAGCATGGCCGCCTTGAGCAGCACGGCGGAAAGCAGGGCGCTGGTGGGGCTTGGGGCTTCGCTGTGAGCATCGGGCAGCCATGCGTGCATGGGGAACAGCCCGGCCTTGGTGCCAAAGCCGATCAGCACAAACACAAAGGCCAGGTACATGAGGGTGTGGTCAAGGCCGCCCGCATAGCGGAGGGCTTCGGTCCAGAAGATGGCGTCCGAGGGGTCGAGCCCCTGGGCGGTCATGGCTGCGGAGGCGTTGGAGTACACCAGCACCGTGCCGTAGAGGCCAAAGGCGACGCCCACGGTGCAGATGACAATGTACTTCCAGGCCGCTTCAAGCGAGGAATTCTGCCCGTAAATGCCCACCAGAAAGGCCGAGGCCAGGGTGGTGGCTTCCACGCCAGCCCACATGAGGATCAGGTTGTTGGTGGTAATCACCGAAACCATGGTGAAGATGAACAGGTGGAAAAAACCGTAATAGTTGCAGAGCGTGGGCACGGAGACTTCGCCGTGGTCCACTTCCTGCTTCATGTATCCATAGGAATACAGGCCGGTAATGGTGCCAAGCACGGCCAGCACGGCCAGAAACATGGCTGAAAGGCTGTCGAGGTACAGCCATTTGCCAGCGGCAAAAAGAGCGCCATGCTCATATACACTGCTTACAACGCCATAGGCCGTGACCAGAAGGGCCGCGCAGCCTGCCGTATTGATGATGTTGACAAGCCCGCGTATGCCGCGCCCGCAGAAGGCGCAGGCAAAGCACAGCAGCGACGTGATCAATGGCGCGGCGAGCAGCAGGTAAAAAAGCATGGGGTTGCTGTTGGTCATGACATTCATGGCTCACCCCTTCAGCGCGGAAAGATCATGCGCGCGCAGCGTGTTCATGGTGGTGAAGATGCGGCGCACCATGTAAACCATGATGATAACCGCGAAGATGGCGTCTGTGGAAATGCCTATTTCCACAAGATGCGGGGCCTGGTTGGCCAGCAGGGCCAGGGTCATGTGCGCGCCGTTTTCCATCAGACAATAACCGAATATCTGCTTGATGATGTTGCGCTGCACCACAATACACATAACACCGATCATGAAGTGACCAAGCGATACGGCCAGCACAGGCTCAAGCCCGTGCTGGGTGATGATGGGCACCTGAACCGTGCTCACCACAAAGTGGCACAAGAGCAGCAGAACGGCTGACAGTATGACGACCACAGATGTGGGAATGACCATTCCCTGCGCTTCAGGGTCGCTCATCTTGCCGAGGGCCTTGTACATTATCAGCGGCACAAGGATGACCTTGGTCAGAACAGCGGTTCCGGCCCAGGTGTACAGTTCGTGCGCCTGCATCAGGCCGCCCAGCGCTATGAACGAGAGCACCAGCACGGCAGACTGCACGGCGTACAGCAAGGCGGATGTTGTGGCTTTTTTGCAGGTGACCACCATCAGGGATGTGACCACCAGAAGCCCCGCGAGATTGTTGATGATTATGCTTGAACTCAACATGCTTAGCCTCCGTGGTTCAACCAGTAAACGGCCATGATGCTGGAACAGAACG
Coding sequences:
- the hyfE gene encoding hydrogenase 4 membrane subunit; the encoded protein is MLSSSIIINNLAGLLVVTSLMVVTCKKATTSALLYAVQSAVLVLSFIALGGLMQAHELYTWAGTAVLTKVILVPLIMYKALGKMSDPEAQGMVIPTSVVVILSAVLLLLCHFVVSTVQVPIITQHGLEPVLAVSLGHFMIGVMCIVVQRNIIKQIFGYCLMENGAHMTLALLANQAPHLVEIGISTDAIFAVIIMVYMVRRIFTTMNTLRAHDLSALKG
- a CDS encoding hydrogenase 4 subunit F translates to MNVMTNSNPMLFYLLLAAPLITSLLCFACAFCGRGIRGLVNIINTAGCAALLVTAYGVVSSVYEHGALFAAGKWLYLDSLSAMFLAVLAVLGTITGLYSYGYMKQEVDHGEVSVPTLCNYYGFFHLFIFTMVSVITTNNLILMWAGVEATTLASAFLVGIYGQNSSLEAAWKYIVICTVGVAFGLYGTVLVYSNASAAMTAQGLDPSDAIFWTEALRYAGGLDHTLMYLAFVFVLIGFGTKAGLFPMHAWLPDAHSEAPSPTSALLSAVLLKAAMLVILRYYILISRSISSAVPQNMLLVFGLLSILVAAFSMISQNDIKRRYAYCSVENMGIIAVGLGFGGPLGIFAALFHVISHSLAKGLVFCVSGNVLLKYGTRDMATVRGMLKVMPVSAVFLAAGTLALGGLPPFSVFLSEFMVVVSGITAGHIYLVAVLAVLLMVALGALVHLVAVTLSGQAPKSIAKGEQGSMTLIPAAVLLGLLLVMGTCTPAPVVNMLNAATSIVLDKNTATAQVQPALRDMVRAASHDTADAAEAEDAKQTSSRQEI